The bacterium DNA segment TTTGTCGTGCTGCCCAAGGACCGCAGCGCCGACGTGACGCCCGTGGTGTTGAAGGTCGCCGCCGGCGCGGCGGAGCAGGTGCCGATCGTGCGCGAGGCGAACCTCGTGCGCGTTTGCGAGAAACTGAAGGAAGACGGCTTCTGGTGCTGGGCGCTCGACGCGGCCGGCGAGACCGCCATCGCCGATGCGGATCTGTCCGGCGATTGCGCGCTGATTCTCGGCAGCGAAGGACATGGCCTGCGCCCCATCATGAAACGCGCGGCGGACGCGCTCGTGCGCATCCCCATCGGCGGGTCCGTCGCGTCGCTGAATGTCGCCGCGGCGGCGGCATGCGCGATGTATGAGGCCGCGCGCCGGCGGGCGCAAAGCGGAAAGCGGCCGTGACGCCGCGCGATGCCGAGGCGCTCGTCGCGCGCGTCATTCCGTTTCGCGAGTCCGATCGCATCGTGTGGCTCGTGACGCGCGAGGCGGGCATCGTCCACGCGATCGTTCCCGGCGCGGCGAAAAGCCAAAAGCGCTTCGCGAACGTCTTCGACATCGCGCACCACGTGCGGCTCAAGCTCGCGAAGGGACGCGGCGAACTGATGCGTGCGGATTCGGGCGAGCTGCTCAGTGCCTACGCGAACCTTTCCGCCACCGTCGCGGGTGTCGCGGCGGCCTCGCACATCGTGGAGGTGCTGCGGCGCTTTTCGGTGGAGGACCAGGCTGAGCCCGCAATGTTTGACGCCGCCGTGCTCGCGCTCGAAGCGCTCGATGAAGGCGGCGTGCGCGGCGTGGTGATGCGCGCGTTCGAGGCGCGCGTGCTCGTCGAGGCGGGCCTTGCACCGGCGGTCGATCGGTGCGTCGCGTGTAACCGGCGCATCGGCGATCACGCCGGCTGTTG contains these protein-coding regions:
- the rlmB gene encoding 23S rRNA (guanosine(2251)-2'-O)-methyltransferase RlmB, coding for MSDHAFGTHAVAAALEAGSARVKRVLVEGRAKDRHTAILKQAESAGVRVALVDRAMLDRLCPHGRHHQGIAAELAPFAYATLADALARFPIGARTAVLLDGVTDPHNVGAILRSAGAFGNAFVVLPKDRSADVTPVVLKVAAGAAEQVPIVREANLVRVCEKLKEDGFWCWALDAAGETAIADADLSGDCALILGSEGHGLRPIMKRAADALVRIPIGGSVASLNVAAAAACAMYEAARRRAQSGKRP
- the recO gene encoding DNA repair protein RecO, producing the protein MTPRDAEALVARVIPFRESDRIVWLVTREAGIVHAIVPGAAKSQKRFANVFDIAHHVRLKLAKGRGELMRADSGELLSAYANLSATVAGVAAASHIVEVLRRFSVEDQAEPAMFDAAVLALEALDEGGVRGVVMRAFEARVLVEAGLAPAVDRCVACNRRIGDHAGCCYSVLRTGVVCLRCAAGHELTELRPSALHLLRKMLVAPTGELYHLPYVKADADALANILPRQIEHHIGAPLTALRYARRLPKPETMISARDEVSGDGAVQNAPDGQISSDRQTSSDGPTSSDGQTSS